A genomic window from Cetobacterium sp. ZOR0034 includes:
- a CDS encoding transglycosylase domain-containing protein gives MKWKILKYVAIFIISLGIVGGIGAGLLVNKYYKELPNISELVENYSPPIPTTIYDRNGQIIDVISKETREPVDIEKIPQNLQKAFIAIEDRQFLTHYGIDPFRILGSAIVNLKSGRAAQGGSTITQQLARNAFLSHEKKFSRKIKEIIITFEIERKYTKDEIMEKYLNEIYFGAGAYGVKIAAHNFFRKDIKDINLAESALLAGIPNRPNMYNPRTNLERSLSRQKLILRQMLKFNLITEDEFNSAMNYKFVNESKASSNDYKDKNTTIIYDVVDKKIEFNAPDFTDLVQKFLFENFEEKQIYNDGLLVETTLDLNIQKVAKNTFENFPRLKNDKKLQGAMVTIDAKNGEVISIIGGKGFKTGNFNRAVQAKRQVGSSFKPFIYYTALEKGYEENLVVEDSRIVYGTWAPRNFGERYYNGMTLMQGFDRSQNIVSIKLLNKVGIPALMDTMKKIDAGFVVPNNLTAALGTTEGTPLQVAQSYAVFANGGYSIKPFFVSKVVDKFGNTLYEAKPEIEQKFDSADIALMTNMMKNSVKQGTSKGAQVRINNVPIEQGGKTGTTNNSRTVWYSGMTPDYVTTIYVGYDNNDPLVKATGGGVAAPIWKNFYTEIIEKGYYTPTTFSFLDNHVKNGNLTYQELDPISGLLNGSASDKTFLLRRGRIAVEKDNKYSNGIAGLLGYYVPTQTTTSKTEAMSSEEVTGPAPQQPVAPQSQQQQIQQRPPQQKPKEEKKGFFQRLFNF, from the coding sequence ATGAAATGGAAAATTCTTAAATATGTTGCCATCTTTATTATATCTTTAGGGATTGTTGGAGGGATTGGGGCAGGTCTTTTAGTTAATAAATACTATAAAGAACTGCCAAATATTTCAGAGTTAGTTGAAAATTATAGTCCTCCTATTCCTACTACTATTTATGATAGAAATGGACAAATAATTGATGTTATTTCAAAAGAAACAAGAGAACCTGTGGATATTGAAAAAATTCCACAAAATCTTCAAAAAGCATTTATTGCCATAGAGGACAGACAATTTTTAACTCATTACGGAATTGATCCATTTAGAATTTTAGGGTCTGCAATAGTTAACTTGAAATCAGGTAGAGCTGCTCAGGGTGGAAGTACTATAACTCAACAGTTAGCTAGAAATGCATTTTTATCTCATGAAAAAAAATTCTCTAGAAAAATAAAAGAAATTATAATAACATTTGAAATTGAAAGAAAATACACTAAAGATGAGATAATGGAAAAATATTTAAATGAAATATATTTTGGTGCTGGAGCATATGGTGTTAAAATAGCAGCTCATAATTTTTTCAGAAAAGATATTAAGGATATCAATTTAGCAGAGTCTGCTCTTTTAGCAGGAATACCTAATAGACCTAATATGTATAATCCAAGAACTAACTTGGAAAGATCTTTAAGTAGACAAAAACTGATATTGAGACAAATGTTAAAGTTTAATCTTATAACAGAAGATGAGTTTAATTCTGCTATGAATTATAAATTTGTAAATGAATCAAAAGCTTCTTCAAACGATTATAAAGATAAAAATACTACAATAATATATGATGTTGTAGATAAAAAAATTGAGTTTAATGCTCCTGACTTTACAGATTTAGTTCAAAAGTTTTTATTTGAAAATTTTGAAGAAAAACAAATCTATAATGACGGATTACTTGTTGAAACAACTTTAGATCTAAATATTCAGAAAGTAGCAAAGAATACTTTTGAAAATTTCCCACGTTTAAAAAATGATAAAAAACTTCAAGGAGCGATGGTAACAATCGACGCTAAGAACGGAGAGGTTATAAGTATCATTGGTGGAAAAGGATTCAAAACTGGAAACTTCAATAGAGCAGTTCAAGCTAAGCGTCAAGTTGGTTCCTCTTTCAAACCATTTATTTACTATACTGCTTTAGAAAAAGGGTATGAAGAAAATTTAGTTGTGGAAGATTCAAGAATTGTTTATGGTACTTGGGCTCCAAGAAACTTTGGAGAGAGATATTATAACGGTATGACTTTAATGCAAGGTTTTGATAGGTCTCAAAATATTGTTTCTATAAAACTTTTAAATAAGGTTGGAATTCCAGCTCTTATGGATACAATGAAAAAAATCGATGCTGGATTTGTTGTTCCTAACAATTTAACTGCTGCTTTAGGTACTACAGAGGGAACTCCATTACAAGTAGCACAATCATACGCTGTTTTTGCAAATGGTGGTTACTCTATAAAACCATTCTTCGTTTCTAAAGTAGTTGATAAGTTTGGAAATACACTATACGAAGCAAAGCCTGAGATAGAACAAAAATTTGATAGTGCAGATATTGCTCTTATGACTAATATGATGAAGAATTCTGTTAAGCAGGGTACGAGTAAAGGTGCTCAAGTTAGAATAAATAATGTTCCGATTGAGCAAGGTGGAAAAACAGGTACAACAAACAATTCAAGAACCGTTTGGTATTCTGGAATGACACCTGATTATGTCACTACAATATATGTTGGATATGATAATAATGATCCTTTAGTTAAAGCTACAGGAGGGGGAGTCGCAGCACCTATCTGGAAAAACTTCTATACAGAGATTATAGAGAAGGGTTACTATACTCCAACTACGTTTAGTTTCTTAGATAACCATGTTAAAAATGGAAATCTTACATACCAAGAGTTAGACCCGATATCAGGGTTATTAAATGGATCAGCTTCAGATAAAACTTTCCTTTTAAGAAGAGGAAGAATAGCTGTAGAGAAAGATAATAAATATTCAAATGGTATAGCAGGACTTTTAGGTTATTATGTTCCTACTCAAACAACAACTTCTAAAACAGAAGCAATGTCTTCTGAAGAAGTGACAGGTCCAGCACCTCAACAACCTGTTGCTCCACAATCACAACAGCAACAGATACAACAAAGACCTCCTCAACAAAAACCAAAAGAGGAGAAAAAAGGATTCTTCCAAAGATTATTTAATTTCTAA
- the rlmN gene encoding 23S rRNA (adenine(2503)-C(2))-methyltransferase RlmN — MSNKINLLNLNEQELTDFIVSLGMKKFYGKQIFTWLNQKIVRDINDMTNISLKDRELLIEKAYIPFLNLLKHQVSKIDKTEKFLFKLEDGNTIESVILRHKDRTTLCISSQVGCAVKCGFCATGLGGFTRNLDVHEIVNQFYTIERRLLKQGLQINNIVFMGMGEPMLNIDNVIKAIDILSSEKGVNVSKRRITISTSGIIPGIEKLLEERIPVELAISLHSAIDEKRSELMPINTRYPLADLFPVLQEYQRQTKRRITFEYILINDFNVSENDLAYLADFVHNFDHILNLIPCNPVEGKDYQRPSQKKIDKILNYLKDFRKVNATIRGEKGTDIDGACGQLRQKNSK, encoded by the coding sequence ATGTCAAATAAAATAAATTTACTGAATTTAAATGAACAAGAGCTTACAGATTTTATCGTTTCTTTAGGAATGAAGAAATTCTATGGAAAACAAATCTTCACATGGTTAAATCAAAAAATTGTAAGAGATATCAACGATATGACAAACATATCATTAAAGGATAGAGAGCTTTTAATAGAAAAAGCTTATATTCCATTTTTAAACTTATTAAAGCATCAAGTATCTAAAATAGATAAAACAGAGAAATTCCTATTCAAATTAGAAGATGGAAATACAATAGAGAGTGTTATCTTAAGACACAAGGACAGAACAACTCTTTGCATCTCATCTCAAGTTGGATGTGCTGTTAAGTGTGGATTCTGTGCTACTGGATTAGGTGGATTCACTAGAAATTTAGATGTACATGAAATTGTAAACCAATTCTATACAATTGAAAGAAGATTATTAAAGCAAGGACTTCAAATAAACAACATTGTATTTATGGGAATGGGAGAACCTATGCTTAATATCGATAACGTTATAAAAGCTATAGATATTCTTTCAAGTGAGAAAGGAGTTAATGTTTCTAAGAGAAGAATTACTATATCAACTTCTGGAATCATTCCTGGAATTGAAAAGTTATTAGAAGAGAGAATCCCAGTTGAATTAGCTATCTCTTTACATAGTGCAATTGATGAAAAAAGAAGTGAGTTAATGCCTATCAATACTAGATATCCATTAGCTGATTTATTCCCAGTATTACAAGAGTATCAAAGACAAACAAAAAGAAGAATTACATTCGAATACATTTTAATAAATGATTTCAACGTATCTGAAAACGATTTAGCTTATTTAGCTGATTTTGTTCATAACTTTGATCACATATTAAACTTAATACCTTGTAATCCTGTTGAAGGAAAAGATTACCAAAGACCTTCTCAAAAGAAGATTGACAAAATACTTAACTATTTAAAAGATTTCAGAAAAGTAAACGCTACTATCAGAGGAGAAAAAGGAACTGATATTGACGGTGCTTGTGGACAATTAAGACAAAAGAACTCAAAGTAA
- a CDS encoding alanyl-tRNA editing protein has protein sequence MIKVLSCSKEKDNWLIEVETHDLYIDGKGGQIGDQGFIGDTKIITVLDDKKIIVEGELAAGEYTYSVDKNRVFDIGVQHTAQHLFSAVAYNDYSLNTVGFRMTETYTTVDLDSKDLDENFVDELEKKINDYIGEGKSILEKVVTRDEANEIDTFRKKISEKVIGDVRIISIDGLDTSACAGYHVKNISEIRIFKIINFEKIKGNYTRFYFLAGERAINDFVFKNKVIKELNKVFSCRDNEILSMIDKFNSERKENESKIRDLSAKYCELLAPSIINESIEKNETKYIVYKDDKHIIENLNKIIPDKYVFIGLWENGGVISSKSIDCGELLKKFSKNINNIKGGGKNERANFKGEVSVEEITNIL, from the coding sequence ATGATTAAAGTACTTTCATGTTCAAAAGAGAAAGATAACTGGTTAATAGAGGTTGAAACTCATGATCTATACATAGATGGAAAAGGTGGGCAAATAGGTGATCAAGGTTTTATAGGTGATACTAAGATTATAACTGTTCTTGATGATAAAAAAATTATAGTTGAAGGAGAGTTAGCAGCAGGAGAGTATACATATAGTGTAGATAAAAATAGAGTTTTTGATATTGGGGTTCAACATACAGCTCAACATCTTTTTTCTGCAGTTGCTTATAACGATTACTCTTTAAATACTGTTGGATTTAGAATGACTGAAACTTATACAACCGTAGATTTAGATTCAAAAGATTTAGATGAAAACTTCGTAGATGAATTAGAGAAAAAAATTAATGACTACATAGGAGAGGGGAAAAGTATTCTAGAGAAAGTTGTAACCAGAGATGAGGCCAATGAGATAGATACATTCAGAAAAAAAATTAGTGAGAAAGTTATAGGTGACGTTAGAATCATATCTATTGATGGATTAGATACAAGTGCTTGTGCTGGATATCATGTAAAAAACATATCTGAAATAAGAATATTTAAAATAATCAATTTTGAAAAAATAAAAGGTAATTATACTAGATTTTATTTCTTGGCTGGAGAGAGAGCTATAAATGATTTTGTTTTCAAAAATAAGGTAATAAAAGAGTTAAATAAAGTTTTTAGTTGTAGAGATAACGAGATTCTTTCTATGATTGATAAATTCAATTCTGAAAGAAAAGAAAATGAAAGCAAGATAAGAGATTTAAGTGCCAAGTATTGCGAACTTTTAGCTCCTTCCATCATAAATGAAAGTATTGAAAAGAATGAAACGAAATATATTGTATATAAAGATGATAAACATATAATTGAAAATTTGAACAAAATAATACCTGATAAATATGTTTTTATTGGACTTTGGGAAAATGGCGGAGTTATTTCAAGTAAATCTATTGACTGTGGAGAATTATTAAAGAAGTTTTCTAAAAACATAAATAACATTAAAGGTGGAGGAAAAAACGAAAGAGCTAACTTTAAAGGTGAGGTTTCTGTGGAAGAGATTACAAATATATTGTAA
- the nfo gene encoding deoxyribonuclease IV has protein sequence MTREEKIKNTYLGAHVSIQGGVVNAFKNAMDIDANGFGMFVKNQRRWDAKQYTEDEILAFKDTMRRYKFLPEQILPHDGYLINLGSPDPEKREKSLNAFIDEMQRVNQLGLIYLNTHPGSHLKEVSEDECIKLIAQSINEAHKVVPNVIVVLENTAGQGSNMGYKFEHLRDIISLIEDKSRIAVCLDTCHTIAAGYPLSTDEEYDSTMEAFENIVGFKYLKGVHLNDSMFGVGSKKDRHHSIGEGTIGMNFFKRFMNDDRFRNIPIVMETIDETIWKKEIELLRSLID, from the coding sequence ATGACTAGAGAGGAAAAAATTAAAAATACATACTTGGGTGCACATGTTTCTATACAAGGTGGAGTAGTTAATGCATTTAAAAATGCTATGGATATAGATGCGAATGGATTTGGTATGTTTGTGAAAAATCAAAGAAGATGGGATGCAAAACAATATACAGAGGATGAAATTTTAGCTTTTAAAGATACTATGAGAAGATATAAGTTTTTACCAGAACAGATTCTTCCACATGATGGTTATCTGATAAACCTAGGTAGTCCAGATCCTGAAAAAAGAGAGAAATCATTGAATGCTTTTATAGATGAGATGCAAAGAGTTAATCAATTGGGATTGATATATTTAAATACTCATCCAGGGAGTCATCTGAAAGAGGTAAGTGAAGATGAATGTATAAAGCTAATTGCTCAATCAATAAATGAAGCACATAAAGTTGTTCCTAACGTAATAGTAGTGTTAGAAAATACAGCTGGACAAGGTTCTAATATGGGATATAAATTTGAACACTTAAGAGATATAATATCTTTAATAGAAGATAAGAGCAGAATAGCTGTTTGTTTAGATACTTGCCATACAATAGCTGCAGGTTATCCTCTTTCAACAGATGAAGAGTATGACTCTACAATGGAAGCTTTTGAAAATATAGTAGGGTTTAAGTATTTAAAAGGAGTTCATCTTAATGATTCTATGTTTGGAGTTGGAAGTAAAAAAGATAGACATCATAGTATAGGAGAGGGAACAATAGGTATGAATTTTTTCAAAAGATTCATGAATGATGATAGATTTAGAAATATACCTATCGTTATGGAAACTATAGATGAAACTATTTGGAAAAAAGAGATTGAGTTACTTAGAAGTTTAATAGATTAA